A single Brassica rapa cultivar Chiifu-401-42 chromosome A04, CAAS_Brap_v3.01, whole genome shotgun sequence DNA region contains:
- the LOC103862995 gene encoding LOB domain-containing protein 29, with translation MSSSGSPCGACKFLRRKCANGCVFAPYFCHEQGASHFAAIHKVFGASNASKILSNLPISDRCEAAITISYEAQARLHDPIYGCVSHIFALQQQVVNLQAQLEILKQQAAQSIMFADSPSSENPNSYYGDNTKTSYHHDHHQEHRNIHHHHHDETRLVYQTGSSGMVQHGDATVNSYPTGNCSGFGEVFIYPDLEQHLNSFNQDHLKELQSANFGYISFS, from the exons ATGAGTAGCTCTGGCTCTCCTTGTGGAGCTTGTAAGTTTCTTAGGAGGAAATGTGCAAATGGATGTGTGTTTGCTCCATACTTTTGTCATGAACAAGGAGCTTCACACTTTGCAGCCATTCACAAGGTCTTTGGAGCTAGCAATGCTTCTAAAATCCTCTCGAATCTCCCCATTAGTGATCGTTGTGAAGCCGCCATTACAATCTCTTATGAAGCACAAGCTAGGCTTCATGATCCCATTTATGGCTGTGTCTCTCATATCTTTGCTCTCCAACAACAG GTTGTGAATCTACAAGCACAGCTTGAGATTCTAAAGCAACAAGCTGCACAAAGCATTATGTTTGCTGATTCACCATCATCAGAAAACCCTAATAGTTATTATGGAGACAATACTAAGACTTCTTATCATCATGATCATCATCAAGAACATCGAAATattcaccatcatcatcatgatgAGACCCGTTTGGTTTACCAAACCGGAAGTTCAGGGATGGTTCAGCACGGAGATGCGACAGTGAACAGTTACCCCACCGGGAACTGCTCGGGCTTTGGAGAAGTCTTCATCTACCCTGACTTGGAACAACACTTGAACTCTTTCAATCAAGATCATCTCAAAGAGCTTCAGTCAGCAAATTTTGGCTACATCTCCTTCTCATGA